From the genome of Calliopsis andreniformis isolate RMS-2024a unplaced genomic scaffold, iyCalAndr_principal scaffold0022, whole genome shotgun sequence:
TCCAACGAGGAAAGACGAGGAGAAAGATCAGCGGCGGGATTTCGTGAAAAGTCCGAAGCTGCCTTTATTCGTGAGACATCCGAAGTGCGAATATATTTTTGTTGGCCCGCCACGATGCCGGAAAGTCCACGTAGAGGTAGTTGCCTCGCTATAAATATCGCTTTTGCATCGAAACCACTGCTCCGATCCAATACTACGCGATCCAGGACGATTTCAGAACACTATCTCCGTTCTAATCTACATCGATTGACATGCGTTCTCCCTGTAAATGAAGAAAAATAAATACTGACATGTAGTTTAGCGTGGAATCATTATTTAAACAAGTCTTCTTTTACAGaattgttcaaacttcaatacaattCGATTTGAGTCGATCAAACGAATCTAAGGAGAAGGGAAATCGAAGATTCATTAACGACTTGGCAATCGGTGCTTGTACGCATAAACGACTATCGTTAATTTTATCGTAGAAAGCTGCCAAGGGAAACACTTTCCTCGACAGTTCAAATTGGCGATACGCATTCAGGGTCGAGAGATATATTAATTACGGAGCCAAAGGAATCAACTGATAAGAAGATACGAAATCCATTCTTATTCATATCTACTACTGGTGGGCTATTAAAAACGATTGTAATAGAGTCTACCTTGAACAACGCCCGTCCTTCGAGCTTTCGAGAATTGGTCGAAATCCAAAGCCGACGCATTGAATCAAAAATACGAATAAAtgaattcaaaataaaaattaattatccTGCGAGTAGTGATCGTTCACTTAATTAAACGACTTTCGAAGAGTGGTTCAGAGGGAGCCTTGAATAGCAGGAGAAAAAGATTTGGAGCCGGATGGTCGAGGGCAACGATATCGTATAGCTCGTCAAGAGGGTAAAAACGTAGGAGTGATCGAGATACGTCGGTAATACGGGAGAGGAGAAGAAAGAGCGCGAGAGCAGTCGCGTGGAAAAGACCAGAGTTAGTGCCGCCCGCGCTACGAGCCAGTGCGTTAGCGAATATTCGTTCGACAGATCCACGGAAAAAAGTGTCAGCTCCTCGGTGAAAGCAGGAGATAAGGGGAGATACGAAGGAGATCCTCGTCAGTTTTGGGAAGGCGAACCTCGGTTCGATCGGGAAACAATGCCGGCTTATACCACCGTCTACCGTACCAACGTTGAGCACCAGCCGAAAGAGGAGGAGGCTGCCGTGTTCTGGGTACGAAAAATGCGAATTAGAACAAACATGAGAACATTCTCATGAGTATCGATCATTTGTGGAGCTCAAAGAGCACTCAGAATGTACCGTTTCCATCCATCGGTAATCTTCAGAATTGGAAACCGCTGTCAAACTGTTTGACAGATCTGTACTTACATCAATCTTGCATCTCATGCTTTAGGGCTAACTGAGTTTGGATCTGGTTTTCTCTTAATTAAAATACTGAATCTGAAAAGTAATATCTATCAGTATCGTGTACAGAAATAAGAAATAGTGGAATAGAAATATTGTACAAGGGTGCTTAGAATTAAGCACCCTTTATGATATTTttcaggtccaaactcatctgaTCCTAAGTCCAGCTTAGTtctatgtatattttttaaagataaaGGTGTATTTTTAAATCCTATGTCTCGAATTATCGATACTCCGTCAAAGGGAATGTTTATCATCTGCAAAACAGAGTCTGAGTTACTCTTGACATCTCTTGAAGGCCAATAAACACCGTTTTAGTTACAATGTACGCTTCAACTTGTGTCATCACTTGGTTGAGGCAACAGAACATTGCGAAAACTATACATTTCTCACTCGTTTGATACTTGATCTCATTTCGTCAAATTCTTGGACGTTTCTTCGTACTGTTTCTTCTTTTCATTCGTGGATTATTTTTAACTGAGGCAACACTTCCAAACGCCTTAGATTTATGCGTCAGAGAAAGCTTCTGCCAATTCTGTAACAATGAGAAAACAAATTTTATGAAAGATTTTTCTCTGTTGGGAGAATCTTCAAACTTTGATCCACTGAGAAGATCGAAAATCTTTCATAGGAAGATGTAACGTAAGACGATCTAGATTTCGAGTTATGCCACGAGCCAACCTTGACACCATCTTCAAAACTGGGGCTAGGTCTCAAAAGCTGTCCTAATGGCACTAAAAACGACCTGGGTGAACCTTCGCGAGATTCCCAATAGAGCTCAGTGCAGCCCAAGTAGAAAACGTAACGAAAGGAGGAACGATCGAGATGAAAGGAGAATTACACCGCGAGTACGATCAACTAATAACACGATGCAATAAAACGTGCGTAAGCATGTAACGCACCGTTCATTGGTATCTTATTCTATTTTCGTGATCGAGATCTGGGTTACTCAAACACAAGAGGGTCGACACAACGACACACCCACATCCCGCCATCCCTGGACCACCTCGAAAGCGTCGTTTCGTCCAAAAAATCTTTCGTCAGCGTTAAAAAAGGACTGTCGTAAATTGAACTGGGATCACGGTCGAGCAAATCGCTCGTTTCGCGTGTATCTTAAATTTGCTTCAAATATTGGGgtcgatggaagaactttttGAGAAAAGAGCGTCAAATGGCACAAGAGAAAGTAACAttcaattgagaatattattaaataatgtTGAAAAGAGTTGCAAAAGATAGAAGACAATTTATGAGTAAACAATTGCATTATACAGCATCGAGCCAAATGACAATTTTTacaaaacagctgttccaacgTGTCCGAATTTAGATTGGATATGAATCAAAAAACTGACACGGAAACAACTTCCGCCTTCGCAATATTGCTTTTTGTACAAAGATAAACTGGGCAAGTTTACGATCAGACAATTTAAAACGAATCACAGATACTTGGAAAGGAAAACGAAGTAATGTGACTCTAATAGAAGCGATTATTATTCGTCGAAGAATTGACGATAAATTGACAACTATTCACCGAGACGAAGACAGATTTCACGGCACACGGGATGTACGTTTTATTTTTACCCCTAGAGGCCTTCATCTATTTTAAGAAAATCACGCTGTTACCCAccctgtgaaaataatgttcctgGTACATTTATTATGGAATCCTTATGACTTGGAATTGATGCGAAATTATTCGTCGAATCGATTAGCTCGATCAATATTTCCGCCCCATTGAAATAAAATCAATGTCAGTTGGATTTGGAGTCGATCTCCTATTCTTGTGGCGTCTTATAAATACAACGCGTAACTTTATCCTAGCGTTCGTTCTCTTTCTAAACCCTCCCCGCTTGACATACTCATTTTCGTCGTGTTTCGACAATGGTAGTAGCCTCGATAGATGTACATTCGTTTTTGAGGACCATAGAGCGCGATTAAACTCGCGCTCCAAGAGCCAAACAAAAGCGCGGCAGTCACGGTTACGATAATTTCGTAATTCTGCACGAAACAGTGATATAACGAGACACTTGGCAAACAGCCGCAGCTCGTAATGCTGCAGTTTTATGCAATTTTCTGATTGTATGGACCCTCGAGCCAAGCAGTTGAAATTTTAGCCGCTTTACAGATCTTTCGTTGGAAATGCCATCGAACGATATAACCATTTTATGCTCGCATGTGCGCTTCCGGTTGTATCAGCCTTGCCAAAATTATCGCCAGCTTCTTCGTCGTTTACGTGCGAGAATTATTGACGTGTGTTGATTAAACGCAAATAGAATGCAAAACTCTCGTGCTGGAGCTTTTGTTTGGAGAGCTGAGGTCTACGCTAAGTGGTTGGTAAACCGCGAGGCTAAGCGAGAAGACGTTTTGGCTATTACTTTGATCTTTCCTGATCGAGTAGCGTTAATATCTGAGAAATTATCATCGATTTATTTTTGGTTCGAGTTCATAGATGCAACCCATGCTCTATTATCGCAATACTGTCGAAAATTAATGAGCCATCGTCGATCACCATGGCCTCTATTAAAAGCTTATTTTAGGTTTCGTTCTTCGGTAATTGACACCGTTCTGGCAGAGCATTCCACGCCTACCGATCTGATTAAGAACCCTTAGTTTTGGCATTTATAGTTTGTTAAAGATTTTCATTCTACATTTAGGGAACGTACACTTTCTTTCTTTTCGCTCCAGAAGTGAGTGAATTACGTTACTTTATCGGATAAATAAACTTTCAGCCATACCGCACCACTCCTCTGGTCTTGCCGGGTGCAAAGATCAAGAAGGATGCTCCGCTTGGAGAGTGTTACCTGCGCCATCATCCAAACCCGATGATCAGGGCGGCACCTCATCATTACGAACAACCTCATCCTGAAGTTGCTATGAAACAAAAGGTATGATCTTAGAAGTCTCAATTCTACTCGATGCAAGAAGAGATGCATTCTAAAAGAGGCAAATTCTCCTTAAACCGCGTGGTAATACTATGAAGATTTAATGTAACAATGTGTTTCATAAAACGTTCGACTAGGTGGCGGAATCGGTACTTCACCGTGTCTTGGGACCGAATGAAGTTCCAAAGGTTTGGACCATTTTATTCTCGAATTGCTTCTGCTTCGACATAAACGATGCTTCCGCTCTGAGCGTGATCGTCATGATAAATTTACGCCGCAGCAACGATTTCTGTATATCCTAACTATCGAACATATTTAGGAACATTTTTTTTGCGAGTGCCAACGATAATCTAGCATGCAAGCGATATTTTTCGTCATTCATTAACCAGCCAAACATTACTCGTTCGGAATTATTTTTGAATGAAATACAAATGAATAAATCGTGAAAATGTATCGTTATGCTGCCGCCACAAATCATAGAATCAACAACAATATTCGAACTAATAAAATGGTGCCATTTAGAAGTATGTTGGGTATCTTTGACGTCCAACAGTAAACTTATGGCTTAATTCAGAAATTTTAACTCACGAGAGACAGGAAAAGGATTAATACAACTAAGATCTTGAAGCTGAAATGTGAGATTATCTCTCGTGAGTTAAAAAATACTGGACAACTGAAAAAAGAACATAAACATACCGTTCCATTACCCTGCTGTTAATGTCTGCATTCATCCCATTTAATTTGATTCTGTAGGTAGTCCACAAGCAGTTCAACTCACCGATTGGCCTCTACTCCGAGCAAAATATCGCCGACACTATTAAATGCCAGGCATCTGCCATACCGTAAGTATCAAAAAAGcttaagaaaaaaagaaagagagaaattAAAAAACGGCTAACAGATAACGTAGCCTGCATCGGAATAATAAAGTTAGTACCATTAATAGCTTTTTGCTGAATGCTGCCACTTATCAGAACAATTAACTCAAAGAAACAATCATGATCATGACACCAATTAACACCATCGGTCATTTGCATTTGTAACTCGAACACAGCCGTACTTTCGATAACTATCTTCATGTTGACACTCGAATTCATTCTAAAAAGAACTAAAATCATACGTGAACTAAATTTTGAGACGTGCACCGCTAAAGGGAGCATGAATCGACTTACTAATACTCAACTTGTAGGCAGACAGTATCATTGGAATCGGAAGAACAATCCGTGTTTTACGTGCGAGGAATATTGAATTCAAAAGTTTTAGATTTACCATTTCGCCGGAAGTAGAATGTTATCGTGACGAAGTTTGGGACATAGAACAGCAGAAAAAACGCAGTTCAATTCTTACATGGCAGCATTTCTTGCGAATGCATCACACTCACGTGCAGTTTCTTTGTTTTCCAGCATTTTCATAGACTTTTCCTTCGTGAAACAGAAACAAGAAATACAGGAGCAAGCGAGAATCTTGAAGGAGCAGGCCAAGGCCGCCTCCTCGAAGAACGTGTGGCCGCAATTCAATAAGCCAAATTAATATATCTAGTTCGAGACGTTTTTCGATGCTTCTCTCGCACGGCAGATTATTCTACGATTCATCATGTAAATCATTCATTGACCACATTTACTGCCTTTAAATTATCTCATTCATTTTTTATAGACATGTAAACGTGGCCATTGAACAGTGATCGAATACCTGATAAGCGTGCGATTACTGTAGTGTTCAAACTTTACTGCATCACTCTCTATCATTTATAGATCATCCTTAGAACTATTGCAGAAGTTTGTAAAATAACAATCCTATTTTTGCATGCTGTAGAATAGAAAATAATCAGTAATTAATCGTAGTAAATATACGTGGAAATAAGTAGTCTTACTAATTACGATGCTTACTTGATAAGAATTATTCTCGAGAATTACATATCGTGAGACAATTGACGTGCTCAAATCGCTGATAATGCTTTTAGTTATCACAAAACAAAAAGGtacagaaaataattaaagTATCAGTCCTGTTCAATGAAATATCATTTCTAAACCTGATTCTAGTGATAATCCCTCGTAAGTACAATTAACCAAAGGACAGGACTGAATCGACTAATCAGATATTCAAAACACGGAACGTGATCCTCGAGAAAGCATCTAGCTAGGACGTATTTGTGATCAGATTAACGAGAAGGGCACGGAAGCGGTCCGAAAGTCGCTCTCGAACAAGCAATTGGCGATATAACCCTTGGCTGCTGCTAACCGATTTGACAGAGTCGCAAAGCAAATCAATTAAAAATAGTCCGTGTGTACACATGCGATATAATGGTACAGCCCGAAGAAACCGGTGAAGTACGACCCGAGCAAGAGCGAGGCTTACAAGGCTCTTCAAGAGGAAGGATTCGGTGACAGGGTGCAGGAAGTGAAACAGCCGGCGCGCACCGGTGTTTTCTCGCCGCAGAAAGTCAATCAAAATAGGGTATGCTTCACCGTGTCTCTGTAAATACAATAATTCCATTCCTAatcaaaataattaataattttaggtAAACCCCCCTCGACCGAAAAGTCCTGCTGCATCATACGTAAGTTTACAAGCTTGAACTTTACCTTACAATGAAATACGAAAGAGAGTTTGTGTTAATTTATCTGGTTATTGTATCTCGATGTTTCTCGTCGTACTTGCATGTACTTGCATGAACTGCACACAACGAATGACATAAATTCTCTGTTCACCACACGCAGACacgaaaagactgttctatgcATAAGTATCAGCATCACTttcttctctctttcttttctaTATATTTGGGTACCTGTTACGAAATTATAGTTATTAATTTTCCATATAAAAACTATAGCGAATTAATAGTGGATGTTTGTTTGATCAAGGGTGGAATGTATAGACGTCCCTTTCCTCTTCCTTTCATAAAGGATCGCATCAACGACTTTTAAAACTCACACCAACTTGTACGTGTATTTTGTGAATCTGCACACGCATGTATCCGCTTGTAAGCACGGACGTTCTGTGACATTGCAGAAAGTCACGTGTAAATACCTGACTGATCATCCATGAACGAGTATAGATCCTTATCGAACAAATTTCTTGACTTCAAACTAAATCTAAGGAATTCAAATCGGTACATATCGGTAACGATTGAATAAAATACTCGTAATGGAATCTATAATGCATACCAAGCACTTTCGTGATTTATTAATAGCGAAGTCTATATCCTTGTCAATAAAAAACTTCCTGTTTCGTTTTTTAGGTAAATGTCCTCGAAGACGACGGAGAAAAGATCCATCAAAGTAACAGCTTCAAGAGGATTATGTACAGTGTGCTGGGACAAActgattattaaattcatttcTGAACTGACGTTATACATATatgttatttataatatataaatatatatattttatttattgtatgatgTAATAAATGATAAAACGTGCCTATAAACAACAAACAtcaaatgaaataaaagaattaaaaagcAGGATATTCTtgttaagaaataaataaaatactctGAATGTTACATACATATAACAATATTTTCCTTGTCTGCAATATCGATAAAACTACGCAGTTTAAATAAATATCGATAAGTACATCTTAAAATTGTGAttatttcttcattttcttaCTTTCCTATTACACCGTTTAAGGGAATTATTGTTAGCTGACTGTGAGAGAAGATTAGTATTAGGTGCACTGAAACAAGAGAAAGtttttaataaatacaacataatggtTAACACAATTTAATTCAATCAATAAAGTGCTACAATATTTATTGCAATATCGATGAACTGATACTaaacaaaatttgaattttttattaataattccgACCTATTAATCTTTATTATTAAAGCATACATACTTGTATCATCGTTATTATGCATATAATAACAAGAAACAATGAGTGGAATAATAAGTACCGCAGTTTGCATTGGATCACATTGCATCTATAATATCCTAGCGGGTTTTCAAATATCGCGTCACTATCGTTTTTTATTAAGTCATAACAGAAGAAGGTTGTAGCTATTCTGCAAAATATTTGATCGAATTTCCAGTGGTACTTTCAAACTTATCAGTTCGATCGTACAATATGCCTAGTCAAATTCGATACAATATCTTCCAATCAACGGCAAGGTATAACACATATTCCATTCATAGAACCTATTTTTTTAATCGATTCATACGTAGAAGAATATAAATACTGTGCCTTCGCAGACTATGCAGTAACCAACGTGGTTGGTTCAGGTatagtattattaaaattattttctagATATTCATTAATACTAATAAATTGTattctactctcatcactcttcTCAGAAGGGAGAAGTTACTGAAACTTTTCGAGGAGTAACGTTACAACTCGAATTCGTTGacgcattcttcaattttttcagcTAAATTTATGCGAATCTAAATTTTCGTACGTTACGTAATCGAGTTTAACGCCACAGCTTGACCTCTTGTATAAGTCTGCCGTCCTACCaatcatttaattttttatgaaaatagaGCGGCGATAAAAAATTAAAACGATTGGCTGTCTCGCGCAACGGCGTAAACAATTGAATAAAAAAATTGCCGTATGTACCGTAGCCAACCCCGAAAAGTTTCATTTGAAAGTTTCAAACTCCGTAATCGCAACTATCGACATATTTACGCTCTGCGTAAAATgttgtataaattaaaaataatactttCTCTTTAATCTTATCTGTTTCATAATGTTACCTTATCGacatattaacaaaaataaaatacaaagatttaCGCGCGAGTATTTTCAATCGGGGCAGCTACTGCTAAACGTAAACCTTGCGGTTAAGCAATGAGTAAGACATGTAAGAAATTTTCGTATTAatgtaattttcatattttcggtATATTTACATAGTAAGCTCCTGTTAACTCAAACATACACcggactcaacactcaactcacaTACTAATATAAATATGTCACATACTTAAAAAATATACAGAACCGCATTCAAACATTGAACGAAAATGAAATGCACAATTACATGGTTTACTCATTGCAAATATgaatttataaattataatgaaaaaaaaaattgaataccaaTATAAACTCTGTATTAGCTTCCAAATATTCTTTCAAACGGGATCCTTTTCTAATCGAGACAAATAGACTATTCAGAATTCATGTATAAGTGGACCACCGTATCTGAAAACAAACATTTCAAAAGTAGAGTCAGCGGTTTAAAATTATCAATGGAAAGAAAATATTACACATAAATAACTCGCAGTGAAAGACGCCACCGTGGAAATATCCGCGCGCACTGTAATTCTATAAATGAATCAGTAATGAAGAAATTATTCAAACTATTTTGATTTCTATAACGGTGTATGTAGAGCAAGACAAGAAGAATATAACAAATATATgcgagaaaataaataaaatgtgtGTTCTACATAGTGCTACGAAggataattaaagattgaaagAGTCATCCAGTAACTGTTTCAGTTCTTTGAGATGTTGCATTTTACTTCCTGTTGCTGGAGAAGCGGCTGTTGGACGACCAACATAtctgaaacaaaaaatacaaattaattaattaaccaGTGTAAAAAACACTGTATACATAAATAATCCACAAAATTCTGTAATCGAAAAACATTAAGTGACCTAAACAAATGTTAGAATTAACATTACCTCACTATTCTTTCTGTGGGTTTATCGGGCTCTATTGACTGCGGCTCAACCGCAGCTGGCATTGATTTCGTCGAAAACCAATTATTAAACCACCCTCCGCTACCCTCACCCTTGTTTGATGTATTTCTGCAACATGGCCCAATTTTTTACTTTGTTTAACAAAAAAAACGCGCACAAAACAATTATCAATAGTTCactattaataaattttgtgcTTGAATATATTATCAGTCTGTGATTTCGTTACATGTATGAATATTCTATAAGCTACGCTGTAAACGCAATTACAACAAAGTGAAAAATGTGGGCCATGTGAACAGCTAAGTATATACGAAACTAATTATGAAAACGATGTACTGCAACTTAGTGTACGCCGcattaaaaaaaatacatataaaaataataattctttgTTTAGTACTTACAACACAGAACGAGTTCCATTGAGGGCTGTAGAGAATCTAGGCTGTACGTACGTCCACGCACCCTGATTCTTATGTTCTTCCTGAGCCCATACAAGGTCAGCATTAGGATATTTAGCGGCTTCCTTCTTAACCAAATCGTATGGGAAGGGCGAAATCTGTAAAAAAAATAGAATACATTTAAATGTATATGTTAAAGCAAGCACTAACTAACAATCTTATCATGTTACTCACCTGTTCAACTCTTGCAATTGCAACTTTATCGTCCAATTGTTTCTCCGCGCGTGCTTTCTTCAGGTCGTAATAGACTTTGCCAGAACAGAAGAGCACTCTTTTAACATTACTGGAATTTTGAGCAGCTGCACCTTCTTCTGGTATCACTCTAAGAAATTCCGTATTCTCTTTCATCAAGTCAAAACTAGATTTCGCTTCTGGATGACGAAGTAGCGACTTTGGCGTCATCAGAATCAGAGGCTTTCTGAATGGTAACGCAATCTGTCTTCTTAGAATATGGAAATAATTCGCTGGTGTACTGCAGTTAGCAACGATCCAGTTGATATCATGCAACTGTCGTACAGCGAATTCTTCGCTTTCAGGTGGGAAATAGTCAGGATCGTCGGCAGACATTTGGAGGAAACGTTCCAAGCGAGCACTGGAATGCTCCGGACCCTGAAAAAGATTTAAACATTATTTGCAAAAAATGTTACCGAAAGTTGGAAAAGTTTGAGGTagcaataaaaatttaatttaccaTTCCTTCAAGTCCATGAGGTTGTAACATGACAAGACCAGATTGACGCACCCATTTAGCTTGTCCACTGCTAATAAACTGATCGATTATACATTGCGCCGTATTATTGAAATCTCCAAATTGTGCTTCCCAGCATACCAAAGCATTAGGATTTGTCATAGAATAACCTAATTCGAATCCTGCAAATTTACATAAAACGTGTTAGTAATCTAAATATACTTATTAGACGAGTATAAGGAATTTCGATACATTACCAAGTACACCAAATTCTGACAAGGAACTGTTGCACACTGTGTATGGAGCCTGATCTGGGTAAAGGTAGCATAGTGGTCTGTAAGTAGCCTTATCCACGGTTTGATGATGAAGTACATGATGTCTGTGAGAGAACGTTCCACGTTCTACATCTTGACCAGATAATCTAACGTGAATACCCTCTTTGAGAAGGGAACCGAACGCCATAGCTTCACCAAGAGCCCAATCAACTGTTCGAGCTTCAATCATTTCCATGCGGGATTTCAGAATACGTTCGATACCTACAAAACAATCGATTATCTATTAAGTCACTTCAAATTATGTTTTATAAGATTAATTAAATGAATATCAAAATATACACCTTTGTGAATTACAAACTCAGCAGCGTTAGGAGGTGGAGACGAGAATTTCTTTCCAATGTGAATCAATGTGTCTTCTTTGATACCAGTAGGAGATACCTTCAATGGGTCTTTGCCTTCGAAGAAACCAGACCATGGAGAATCCAACCAGTCTTTGTATTTAATATGCGTTTCTTGTCTGGCATTGGTGTACGCCTCGTCACAGATTTTCTCGTACTTATCTTTGACATCCTATAAAGTAATCTCAAcataagaattttatcgcttACATTTACATTTGATTcaaacattttcttatttaactACCTTAACTTCTGCAGGAGTGACAACGCCATCATCAATGAGGCTTTTAGCATATTTATCTAAAACTGGTGGAGTATTCTTAATTTTGCGATACATCAGAGGTTGCGTGAACATCGGTTCATCAATTTCATTGTGACCGTTTCGTCTGTACGACACAATATCAATTACGACATCCTTGTGGAACGTTGCTCTCCATTCCGCAGCAACTTTACAAACATGCATTACGGCTTCGGGATCATCCGAATTCACGTGGAAAATGGGTGCGTTGACTACTCTTGCAACATCTTTTAAACAACAATTAATTCATATatgaacgtaaaatacaataaattaatttGTTTGTGATAAACCTTACCGGTACAGTACGGCGAAGATCGCGAATGCCTAGGGTCGGTAGTGAATCCAATTTGGTTGTTGACCACAATGTGGACAGTACCGTGTGTCGTGTAATCAGGCAAATCTGACAAATGCATTGTTTCAAACACAATACCTTGTCCACAGAATGCAGCGTCACCGTGCAGAAGAATAGACATGACCTAT
Proteins encoded in this window:
- the Nc73ef gene encoding oxoglutarate dehydrogenase Nc73EF isoform X3, with amino-acid sequence MYKARTVFSTLAPLAPRMCGPERFASWLVRSHPLTRTTQVMVTEPIRKYNSRVATEPFLNGSSSSYVEEMYNAWLQDPHSVHVSWDSFFRSSTAGAAPGLAYQAPPSLAPSHNQVPLGALLPLGGGSQLSQIPVNEKIIDDHLAVQAIIRSYQARGHLVADLDPLGIMQTDLIHTHYAARKGSPEQVLRQYMLEESDMDRIFKLPSTTFIGGKDKSLPLREILKRLEAAYCGHIGVEFMFINSLEQCNWIRQKMETPGVMEMTNDERRLILARLTRATGFEAFLARKWSSEKRFGLEGCEILIPAMKQVIDKSTELGVESIVMGMPHRGRLNVLANVCRKPLSQIFTQFAALEAADDGSGDVKYHLGTYIERLNRVTNKNIRLAVVANPSHLEAVDPVVQGKTRAEQFYRGDGEGKKVMSILLHGDAAFCGQGIVFETMHLSDLPDYTTHGTVHIVVNNQIGFTTDPRHSRSSPYCTDVARVVNAPIFHVNSDDPEAVMHVCKVAAEWRATFHKDVVIDIVSYRRNGHNEIDEPMFTQPLMYRKIKNTPPVLDKYAKSLIDDGVVTPAEVKDVKDKYEKICDEAYTNARQETHIKYKDWLDSPWSGFFEGKDPLKVSPTGIKEDTLIHIGKKFSSPPPNAAEFVIHKGIERILKSRMEMIEARTVDWALGEAMAFGSLLKEGIHVRLSGQDVERGTFSHRHHVLHHQTVDKATYRPLCYLYPDQAPYTVCNSSLSEFGVLGFELGYSMTNPNALVCWEAQFGDFNNTAQCIIDQFISSGQAKWVRQSGLVMLQPHGLEGMGPEHSSARLERFLQMSADDPDYFPPESEEFAVRQLHDINWIVANCSTPANYFHILRRQIALPFRKPLILMTPKSLLRHPEAKSSFDLMKENTEFLRVIPEEGAAAQNSSNVKRVLFCSGKVYYDLKKARAEKQLDDKVAIARVEQISPFPYDLVKKEAAKYPNADLVWAQEEHKNQGAWTYVQPRFSTALNGTRSVLYVGRPTAASPATGSKMQHLKELKQLLDDSFNL